A genomic window from Sulfurospirillum multivorans DSM 12446 includes:
- the tuf gene encoding elongation factor Tu, translating into MAKEKFSRTKPHVNIGTIGHVDHGKTTLTAAISAVLATKGLCEFKDYDGIDNAPEERERGITIATSHIEYETENRHYAHVDCPGHADYVKNMITGAAQMDGAILVVSAADGPMPQTREHILLSRQVGVPYIVVFMNKADMVDDEELLELVEMEIRELLSVYDFPGDDTPIIAGSALKALEEAKVGTVGAWGQKILDLMAAVDAYIPNPVRETDKDFLMPIEDVFSISGRGTVVTGKIDRGAVKIGETIEIVGIKDTKTTTVTGVEMFRKEMERGEAGDNCGILLRGIKKEDVERGMVLCKPKSITPHTDFEAEIYVLSKEEGGRHTPFFNNYRPQFYVRTTDVTGSITLPEGTEMVMPGDNVKIKVAMIAPIALEEGTRFAIREGGRTVGAGVVSTIIK; encoded by the coding sequence ATGGCAAAAGAAAAGTTCTCTAGAACCAAGCCACACGTTAACATTGGAACCATCGGTCACGTTGATCATGGTAAAACTACGCTTACAGCTGCGATCTCAGCAGTTCTAGCGACAAAAGGTCTTTGTGAATTTAAAGATTACGATGGTATTGATAACGCTCCTGAAGAGAGAGAGCGCGGTATTACTATTGCAACTTCTCACATTGAATATGAAACAGAAAATCGTCACTATGCACACGTAGATTGTCCAGGCCATGCTGATTATGTTAAAAACATGATTACAGGTGCTGCTCAAATGGATGGCGCGATTCTTGTTGTTTCTGCAGCAGATGGTCCTATGCCACAAACTCGTGAGCACATTCTTCTTTCTCGCCAAGTAGGCGTTCCATACATCGTTGTTTTCATGAACAAAGCGGATATGGTTGATGACGAAGAACTTCTTGAGCTAGTTGAAATGGAAATCCGTGAACTTCTTTCTGTTTATGACTTCCCAGGTGATGACACTCCAATCATTGCAGGTTCTGCGCTTAAAGCACTTGAAGAAGCAAAAGTTGGTACTGTTGGTGCATGGGGTCAAAAAATTCTTGATCTTATGGCAGCAGTTGATGCTTATATTCCAAACCCAGTTCGTGAAACGGATAAAGACTTCTTGATGCCAATCGAAGATGTATTCTCAATCTCAGGTCGTGGTACCGTTGTTACTGGTAAAATCGACAGAGGCGCTGTTAAAATCGGTGAGACTATCGAAATCGTAGGTATCAAAGATACTAAAACAACAACCGTAACTGGTGTTGAAATGTTCCGTAAAGAGATGGAGCGTGGTGAGGCTGGTGATAACTGCGGTATCTTACTTCGTGGTATCAAAAAAGAAGACGTTGAGCGTGGTATGGTTCTTTGTAAACCAAAATCAATCACTCCACACACTGACTTTGAAGCTGAGATCTATGTTCTTTCAAAAGAAGAGGGTGGCCGTCATACTCCATTCTTTAACAACTATAGACCACAATTCTATGTTCGTACAACAGACGTAACAGGTTCTATCACATTACCAGAAGGTACTGAGATGGTTATGCCTGGTGATAACGTAAAAATCAAAGTAGCAATGATCGCTCCTATTGCTCTTGAAGAGGGTACTCGTTTTGCAATCCGTGAGGGTGGTAGAACTGTTGGTGCGGGTGTTGTTTCAACAATCATCAAGTAA
- the rpmG gene encoding 50S ribosomal protein L33, with translation MTVKIGLKCSECGDINYTTTKNSKTVTEKVELSKYCARLKKHTLHKEVKLKS, from the coding sequence ATGACCGTTAAAATCGGACTAAAGTGTTCTGAATGTGGTGACATTAACTACACGACAACCAAAAACAGCAAAACAGTTACTGAAAAAGTTGAACTTAGCAAGTATTGTGCAAGACTGAAAAAACACACACTTCACAAAGAAGTAAAATTAAAAAGTTAA
- the secE gene encoding preprotein translocase subunit SecE codes for MEKLRAYYHHSKAELSKVIFPIKEQIRNAFISVFVVVTVISLFLALIDAIMSFSLSSLI; via the coding sequence ATGGAAAAATTAAGAGCTTATTATCATCATTCTAAAGCTGAATTGTCAAAGGTTATATTCCCGATTAAAGAACAGATTCGAAATGCTTTCATCTCTGTCTTTGTCGTCGTAACCGTAATTTCACTCTTTTTGGCGCTGATTGATGCTATTATGTCTTTTTCTTTATCTTCTTTAATTTAA
- the nusG gene encoding transcription termination/antitermination protein NusG — translation MAHRWYAIQTYAGSEQAVKKGIITIVNDHGIADKLEQIVVPTEDVIEVKNGKKKISERSLYPGYAFAKLDLDTALWHLIQSLPKVGRFIGEAKKPTPLSEKDIALILEKAEKKGAPKPKIFFENGESVRITEGPFANFTGSVEEYDMVHGKLTLNVSIFGRSTPVEILYSQVEKIV, via the coding sequence ATGGCACATAGATGGTATGCAATTCAAACCTATGCAGGTAGCGAGCAAGCAGTCAAAAAAGGTATTATTACGATTGTCAATGATCATGGTATCGCTGATAAGTTGGAGCAAATCGTTGTTCCAACCGAAGATGTCATTGAAGTTAAGAATGGTAAGAAAAAGATTAGTGAACGAAGTCTCTATCCTGGTTATGCGTTTGCAAAACTGGATTTAGACACAGCACTCTGGCATCTGATTCAATCTTTGCCAAAAGTCGGAAGATTCATCGGTGAAGCGAAAAAGCCTACACCGTTGAGTGAAAAAGATATTGCACTGATTTTAGAAAAAGCAGAGAAAAAAGGTGCGCCAAAACCAAAAATCTTCTTTGAAAATGGAGAGAGTGTTAGGATTACAGAAGGTCCTTTCGCTAACTTTACAGGTTCAGTTGAAGAGTATGATATGGTTCATGGCAAACTCACACTCAATGTTTCAATCTTTGGTCGAAGTACCCCAGTTGAGATTCTCTATTCTCAAGTTGAAAAAATAGTCTAA
- the rplK gene encoding 50S ribosomal protein L11 yields the protein MAKKVIGEIKLQIEAAKANPSPPVGPALGQRGVNIMEFCKAFNERTKEMAGFRIPVVITVYADKSFTFVTKQPPATDLIKKAVGLKSGSSNPLKNKVGTLSKAQILEIVEKKIADLNTTDREQAAKIISGSARSIGINIVD from the coding sequence ATGGCAAAAAAAGTCATTGGTGAAATTAAATTGCAGATTGAAGCTGCTAAAGCAAATCCATCACCTCCAGTAGGACCAGCTCTTGGTCAACGTGGTGTGAATATTATGGAGTTTTGTAAAGCGTTTAACGAAAGAACAAAAGAGATGGCAGGTTTTAGAATTCCTGTTGTTATTACTGTTTATGCCGATAAAAGTTTTACTTTCGTTACAAAACAACCACCTGCAACAGATCTTATCAAAAAAGCAGTGGGTCTTAAAAGTGGATCAAGCAACCCTTTAAAAAATAAAGTTGGTACACTTAGCAAAGCTCAAATTCTTGAGATTGTTGAGAAAAAAATTGCTGATCTTAATACAACAGATCGCGAACAAGCAGCGAAAATTATTTCAGGTTCTGCTAGAAGCATCGGTATTAACATCGTCGATTAA
- the rplA gene encoding 50S ribosomal protein L1 — protein sequence MAKKVNKRFQELLKKVDKEKKYSVDEALGNIKNLASAKFDETIEIALKLNVDPRHADQMVRGSVVLPSGTGKTVRVAVIAKDEKADEARAAGADIVGSDDLIEEIQAGRINFDVLIATPNMMGLVGKVGRILGPKGIMPNPKTGTVTMDVAKAVENNKGGQVNFRVDKQGNIHAGIGKISFTSEQIRENFEAFIKAINKHKPAVAKGKYIKSAALSLTMSPSMNLENQELIDLR from the coding sequence ATGGCAAAGAAAGTAAATAAACGTTTTCAAGAACTTTTGAAAAAAGTTGATAAAGAGAAAAAATATTCTGTTGATGAAGCCCTTGGCAATATTAAAAACCTCGCATCTGCAAAATTTGATGAAACAATCGAAATAGCACTTAAACTTAACGTTGACCCACGTCATGCGGATCAAATGGTAAGAGGTTCTGTTGTTCTTCCTTCAGGTACGGGTAAAACAGTTCGTGTTGCGGTTATTGCAAAAGATGAGAAAGCTGATGAAGCAAGAGCTGCTGGCGCTGATATCGTTGGTAGTGATGATTTGATTGAAGAAATTCAAGCAGGTCGCATTAACTTTGATGTCTTAATTGCAACACCAAACATGATGGGTTTAGTGGGTAAAGTTGGTCGTATTCTTGGACCAAAAGGTATCATGCCAAATCCAAAAACAGGTACTGTAACAATGGACGTTGCTAAAGCTGTTGAGAACAACAAAGGTGGTCAAGTAAACTTCCGTGTTGACAAACAAGGAAATATCCACGCAGGTATTGGTAAAATTAGCTTCACATCTGAGCAAATCAGAGAGAACTTTGAAGCATTTATCAAAGCTATCAACAAACATAAACCTGCTGTTGCAAAAGGTAAATATATTAAAAGCGCTGCATTGTCACTTACAATGAGCCCATCAATGAACCTTGAAAATCAAGAATTAATCGACCTTAGATAA
- the rplJ gene encoding 50S ribosomal protein L10 — protein MTRKEKAEFISSLTEAFKTSDGLIVCDYKGLNVKSIEVLRNSARTENVTVQVIKNTLANIAMKNAGLDGLDLKDTNIFVWGADQLAVTKIVATFAKTNPNFIIKSGFAGGIVVDATKVEALSKMPSRNELIGMLLSTWMAPITNFTIGLDALRAKKQESE, from the coding sequence TTGACAAGAAAAGAGAAAGCTGAATTTATTAGTTCTCTAACTGAAGCGTTTAAAACTTCCGACGGCTTAATTGTTTGTGACTATAAAGGTCTTAATGTTAAATCCATTGAAGTTTTAAGAAATAGTGCTAGAACTGAAAATGTTACAGTGCAAGTTATTAAAAATACCTTAGCAAACATCGCAATGAAAAATGCTGGTCTTGATGGTCTTGACCTTAAAGACACCAACATTTTTGTTTGGGGCGCTGACCAGTTAGCGGTAACAAAAATTGTCGCTACATTCGCCAAAACAAATCCAAATTTTATTATTAAATCTGGTTTTGCTGGTGGTATTGTTGTTGACGCTACTAAAGTTGAAGCACTTTCTAAAATGCCATCACGTAATGAGCTTATTGGAATGCTACTATCAACTTGGATGGCACCAATTACAAACTTTACCATTGGTCTTGATGCACTTCGTGCTAAAAAACAAGAGTCTGAATAG
- the rplL gene encoding 50S ribosomal protein L7/L12 — MAISKQDVLEYISGLSVLELSELVKDFEEKFGVSAAPVMVAGAGAAVAAEAVEEKTEFDVILKDGGEKKINAIKVVREITGLGLKEAKDAVEGAPTTVKEGVSKQLAEEIKKKLEDAGAVAEIK, encoded by the coding sequence ATGGCAATTTCAAAACAAGACGTATTAGAGTATATTTCAGGTCTTAGTGTTCTTGAACTAAGTGAACTAGTCAAAGATTTCGAAGAGAAATTTGGTGTATCTGCAGCTCCTGTTATGGTAGCTGGTGCAGGTGCTGCAGTTGCTGCAGAAGCTGTTGAAGAGAAAACTGAGTTTGACGTTATTCTTAAAGATGGTGGCGAGAAAAAAATCAACGCTATTAAAGTTGTTAGAGAAATCACAGGTCTTGGTCTTAAAGAGGCTAAAGATGCTGTTGAAGGCGCTCCTACAACCGTTAAAGAGGGTGTATCTAAGCAACTTGCTGAAGAGATTAAAAAGAAACTTGAAGACGCTGGCGCTGTCGCTGAAATCAAGTAA
- the rpoB gene encoding DNA-directed RNA polymerase subunit beta, with translation MLNSLKSGNRLRVDFSKVPKKIDVPNLLQLQQKSYEQFLNVENLKEESGVEKVFKSIFPIHDPQNRLTLEYVGSEVGKPRYTVRECMERGLTYSVSLKMNIRLILWDKDEKSGEKTGVKDIKEQAIFIREIPLMTERTSFIINGVERVVVNQLHRSPGVIFKEEESPTVANKLIYNAQIIPDRGSWLYFEYDAKDTLFVRINKRRKVPITILFRALGYSKQDILKLFYPVLNIMIRENKFLIEFSADNFLGRVDFDLKDEHGNLLLAAGKRLARKKAEKFIEDGIKFIEYPVEILVNRFLSSPIIDKESGEVLYDTLTQLDEGKLAKIIEQKCEVIEIANDLASGVDDAIINSFIADTETLKLLRQTEGIEDENDLAAIRIYKVMRPGEPVTKEAAKTFVKDLFFNSERYDLTKVGRMKMNHKLGLSVPEYVTIMTSEDIIRTAKYLIKVKNGQGHIDDRDHLGNRRIRAIGELLANELHAGLIKMQKAIRDKFTALSGSVEELMPHDLINSKMITSAISEFFSSGQLSQFMDQTNPLSEITHKRRLSALGEGGLVKERAGFEVRDVHPTHYGRICPVETPEGQNIGLINTLSMYAKVNDLGFVEAPYRKVENATITEEIIYITATQEEGLVIAPASTKINENNEIVEDLIEVRVDGETVLIEKEKVDLIDLSSMMIAGVAASLIPFLEHDDANRALMGSNMQRQAVPLVQSEAPIVGTGVEKIAARDSWEAIKAKRAGMVEKVDNKNVYILGEDEGGAFIDHYALQKNLRTNQNTTFTQKVIVRKGDMVEAGGVIADGPSMDQGELAIGKNSMVAFMPWNGYNYEDAIVMSERMIREDAFTSVHIYEKEIEARELKDGVEEITKDIPNVKEEELAHLDDSGIVKVGTYIMPGMILVGKVSPKGEVKPTPEERLLRAIFGEKAGHVVNKSLYATPSLEGIVVDVKIFTKKGYDKDPRAVQAYEQEKEILDREHHDKLLMLDREEMLRINALLLRNPLNEDQEISKNSYKKGGFIKAEDLHNVNRFSINSIVKAFSNEIQDEYKDLKVYFQNEKKKLKEEHDEKLNIIEKDDILPSGVVKLVKVYVATKRKLKVGDKMAGRHGNKGIVSNIVREVDMPYLKNGEIVDIVLNPLGVPSRMNIGQILEVHLGLVGKRLGNQIEEIFKEKQGDWIKSLREKMINIADVAKLMDARNFMDTLNDEQLLGYARDWSKGVRFASPIFEGVNTEEFAKLFEMAKIDTDGKTDLYDGMTGQKMHEKVNVGYMYMLKLHHLVDEKVHARSTGPYSLVTQQPVGGKALFGGQRFGEMEVWALEAYGAAHTLREMLTVKSDDVEGRILAYKALTRGENVPQTGIPETFYVLTNELKSLALDVEIYDEVEEDETTRTN, from the coding sequence ATGTTAAATAGCCTAAAATCTGGAAATCGCTTACGAGTTGATTTTTCCAAAGTCCCAAAAAAAATTGATGTACCAAATCTACTCCAACTTCAACAAAAGAGTTATGAACAGTTTTTAAATGTTGAAAATCTCAAAGAAGAGAGCGGCGTAGAGAAGGTTTTTAAATCTATTTTCCCTATTCATGATCCCCAAAACCGACTTACGTTGGAGTATGTTGGATCAGAAGTTGGAAAACCTAGATATACGGTTCGCGAATGTATGGAACGCGGCCTTACTTATTCTGTCAGCTTGAAAATGAACATTCGTCTTATCTTATGGGATAAAGATGAAAAATCCGGTGAAAAAACGGGTGTAAAAGATATTAAAGAACAAGCCATTTTTATTCGTGAAATTCCTTTGATGACGGAGCGAACTTCGTTTATCATCAACGGTGTTGAAAGAGTGGTTGTGAATCAGCTTCACAGAAGCCCTGGTGTTATCTTCAAAGAAGAAGAGAGCCCAACGGTTGCAAACAAACTGATCTACAATGCTCAAATTATTCCTGATCGTGGTTCTTGGTTGTACTTTGAGTACGATGCAAAAGATACCCTCTTTGTTAGAATTAATAAACGCAGAAAAGTTCCTATTACGATTTTATTCCGTGCACTTGGTTACAGCAAACAAGATATCTTAAAACTTTTTTACCCTGTGCTTAACATTATGATTCGCGAGAATAAGTTCCTCATTGAATTTTCAGCTGATAATTTCTTAGGTCGTGTCGATTTTGATCTTAAAGATGAGCATGGTAACCTTCTTTTAGCCGCAGGCAAACGTTTAGCGCGTAAAAAAGCAGAAAAATTTATTGAAGATGGTATTAAGTTTATCGAGTATCCTGTTGAAATTTTGGTCAATCGTTTCCTCTCCTCTCCCATCATTGATAAAGAGAGCGGTGAAGTACTTTACGATACATTAACGCAACTTGATGAAGGAAAATTGGCGAAAATTATTGAGCAAAAATGCGAAGTAATTGAAATTGCGAATGATCTTGCAAGTGGTGTGGATGATGCGATCATTAACTCTTTTATTGCAGACACTGAAACCCTTAAATTGCTTCGTCAGACTGAGGGCATTGAAGATGAGAATGACTTAGCGGCCATTCGTATCTACAAAGTTATGAGACCAGGTGAGCCAGTAACGAAAGAAGCAGCCAAAACCTTTGTAAAAGATCTTTTCTTTAACTCTGAGCGTTACGACTTAACCAAAGTTGGTCGTATGAAAATGAATCATAAACTAGGCCTTAGTGTGCCTGAGTATGTGACGATTATGACGAGTGAAGATATTATTAGAACAGCGAAATACTTGATCAAAGTTAAAAATGGTCAAGGTCACATCGATGATCGTGATCACCTTGGTAATAGAAGAATTAGAGCGATTGGTGAGTTACTTGCGAATGAACTTCATGCAGGTCTCATTAAAATGCAAAAAGCCATTCGCGATAAATTTACAGCGCTTAGCGGAAGCGTTGAAGAGTTAATGCCACATGATTTGATTAACTCTAAAATGATTACCTCTGCGATTTCAGAGTTCTTCTCCAGCGGACAGTTATCACAATTTATGGATCAAACCAATCCACTCAGTGAAATTACGCATAAAAGAAGACTTTCTGCTCTTGGTGAGGGTGGTTTGGTTAAAGAGCGCGCTGGCTTTGAAGTCCGTGACGTTCACCCAACACACTACGGAAGAATTTGTCCGGTTGAGACCCCCGAGGGTCAAAACATTGGTTTGATCAATACACTTTCTATGTATGCTAAAGTCAATGATCTAGGATTCGTGGAAGCACCGTATCGTAAAGTTGAGAATGCAACCATTACTGAAGAGATTATTTATATCACAGCAACGCAAGAAGAGGGTTTAGTCATTGCCCCTGCGAGTACTAAAATCAATGAAAACAACGAAATTGTTGAAGATTTGATTGAGGTTAGGGTTGATGGTGAGACCGTATTGATTGAAAAAGAGAAAGTCGATTTAATTGACCTCTCTTCTATGATGATCGCCGGTGTGGCAGCCTCGTTAATTCCATTCTTGGAACATGATGATGCTAACCGTGCGCTTATGGGTTCAAACATGCAACGTCAAGCCGTGCCGTTAGTCCAATCAGAAGCTCCAATTGTTGGAACAGGTGTTGAAAAAATTGCGGCTCGTGATTCATGGGAGGCAATTAAAGCAAAACGCGCTGGTATGGTTGAAAAAGTTGATAATAAAAATGTTTACATTCTAGGTGAAGATGAAGGTGGTGCATTTATTGACCATTATGCGCTTCAAAAAAATCTTAGAACCAACCAAAACACAACGTTCACCCAAAAAGTAATTGTGAGAAAAGGGGATATGGTCGAAGCGGGTGGTGTGATTGCTGATGGTCCAAGTATGGATCAAGGTGAGCTTGCTATCGGTAAAAATTCGATGGTTGCCTTTATGCCATGGAACGGTTATAACTACGAAGATGCGATTGTTATGTCAGAGCGTATGATTCGTGAAGATGCCTTTACAAGTGTTCACATCTATGAAAAAGAGATTGAAGCACGCGAACTTAAAGACGGTGTGGAAGAGATTACCAAAGATATTCCAAACGTTAAAGAAGAAGAGCTTGCGCACCTTGATGATAGCGGTATTGTCAAAGTAGGTACCTACATCATGCCAGGTATGATTCTTGTCGGTAAGGTTTCACCAAAAGGTGAAGTAAAACCAACCCCTGAAGAGAGACTTTTACGTGCGATCTTTGGTGAAAAAGCAGGACATGTTGTCAATAAATCCCTTTATGCAACGCCTTCCTTAGAAGGTATCGTTGTGGATGTTAAAATCTTTACGAAAAAAGGTTATGACAAAGATCCACGTGCCGTTCAAGCGTATGAGCAAGAAAAAGAGATATTAGACCGTGAACATCATGATAAACTCTTGATGTTAGATCGTGAAGAGATGTTACGCATCAACGCGTTACTTCTTCGAAATCCGTTGAATGAAGATCAAGAGATCAGTAAAAACAGCTATAAAAAAGGTGGTTTTATTAAAGCGGAAGATCTTCATAATGTGAACCGTTTTTCAATTAACTCGATTGTAAAAGCGTTCTCAAATGAGATTCAAGATGAGTATAAAGACCTTAAAGTCTACTTCCAAAATGAGAAGAAAAAACTCAAAGAAGAGCACGACGAGAAGCTTAATATCATTGAAAAAGATGACATTTTGCCAAGTGGCGTTGTGAAACTTGTTAAAGTTTATGTCGCAACCAAACGTAAACTCAAAGTGGGCGATAAAATGGCAGGACGTCACGGAAACAAAGGTATTGTTTCTAATATCGTTCGTGAAGTGGATATGCCTTATCTTAAAAATGGTGAAATTGTAGATATCGTTCTCAATCCACTGGGCGTTCCAAGTCGTATGAACATCGGACAAATTCTTGAGGTTCACTTAGGACTTGTTGGTAAACGTCTGGGCAATCAAATCGAAGAGATTTTTAAAGAGAAGCAAGGTGATTGGATTAAGTCACTTCGTGAAAAAATGATTAACATCGCGGATGTTGCAAAACTGATGGATGCACGTAATTTCATGGATACTTTAAATGATGAGCAACTTTTAGGTTATGCACGTGATTGGAGTAAGGGTGTGCGTTTTGCAAGCCCAATCTTTGAAGGTGTCAATACAGAAGAATTTGCAAAACTCTTTGAGATGGCGAAAATTGATACGGATGGAAAGACAGATTTATACGATGGTATGACCGGTCAAAAAATGCATGAAAAAGTCAACGTGGGTTACATGTACATGTTAAAACTCCACCACTTGGTTGACGAAAAAGTGCATGCAAGAAGTACAGGACCATACTCACTGGTCACACAACAGCCCGTCGGTGGTAAAGCACTCTTTGGTGGACAACGATTCGGTGAGATGGAGGTTTGGGCGCTTGAGGCATACGGTGCTGCTCATACCCTAAGAGAAATGTTAACAGTCAAATCAGACGACGTTGAAGGACGTATTTTAGCTTATAAAGCACTCACACGAGGTGAAAATGTCCCTCAAACAGGAATTCCTGAAACATTCTATGTTTTAACGAATGAGTTGAAGTCTTTGGCTTTAGATGTTGAGATTTATGACGAGGTGGAAGAAGATGAAACGACTAGAACCAATTGA